In Mus pahari chromosome 16, PAHARI_EIJ_v1.1, whole genome shotgun sequence, the DNA window CTTAAATAATGAGTTCTTTTATCAGAGAGGGGGGACTTATATTCCTCAGAAAACACGCATTGTGAGTGCAGCCATAtctggaaaggaggaagggctGAGTATGATTCAAAGGTCGGGTTATGGAGCATAGGTCAGAACGAAAGGAGAGGAATTGAGCCAGGCCTCAGTAGGCCAGGATGAGCAATATAGATTGGAGCTGTTTACATCACTTCTGGATGCCAAAGCTATGGGTAGAGGTatcatatgcacagacacactgtCAATGAAGTAGGAACATCTCTAGCATTTGTTAAACCTGGGGGAGGGAAGGTTCTTCATTTAACAGATAACACAGATAAAATGGAAACGTTAAGAACATATGAAAATGTCTTCTtgaagaaaagaaccaaacagGTGGTGACAGTTTGATTCAGTGAACAGACTGTCTCTCGGGGCCTGAGGTTATTTGTCTAAGGAATCTCGTCCAATGAGTGAGAGGGCTAGAAAAGCAGACTTTTCTCGTTTTATGAGATGAGTTTTCTAACCATGTGGACCTGTCAGTGGGTGTTAGTTTGCTCTGATGAAGCAGGGAGGGCCCAAGCCATGGAAGTGGCTCAGTCAGTACATCACTGTTAACCCAAGGAATTCTGCTCAGGTAGCCACATGCTCTAAGCCTCTGCCAACCCCAAGATCTCATCTCATATAACATCCAGGCCAGACCTCATTTCTGAGGCTCTTGACATAGTCTCAGCGCTTATCACCCACTCCCCTCTATAGCTGAAGGTATATGGAAGTACCACATAGCTTCTGAAGTGTGTGTCAAAGGGACGATGCAGTGTAAATTCAACCCAACCATGGCTCCCAGACCACCCTCTCCACAATGTCGTCCTACAATCATTGACTAGCTTCAAGACAATCCTGTCTGTTGACTTAAATCCACTGACAGGATGCGGCTTGCATCCCTACCCACTGTCAGGATCCCTATAGCTACTGTTCTTCCTGCTGCCATTGGCTTCAGTCTTTCCTCGGTGTTACTCAATGCCAGCCAGGTAGGCTGTGAGGGTGCTTGTTGGTACCCACTGCCACAGAGCTGGGgctgagcagaggcaggggatgtGAGCTGGGgctgagcagaggcagggggtgtGAGCTGGGGCTGAGCAGAGGCACGGGGTGTGAGCTGGGGATGAGCAGAGGCACGGGGTGTGAGGTGGCTGTTACCAGCTATTCTGTTCATTGtgaccccccacacacccccaaagCTTTTATCTAAGAGATGGAGCTTCCTCCACACTCAAGTCTGTACATTTTCAAGTGCCATCAACTATTAGTTTCCATTCCAGACCCTAATAAAAAGTCAAGCCTCATTCTCCAGGATTCACTGTTACCAAGACAGAAGCAAGCATCCAGGAGATGCTCAACACAGATGTTTGGGGCCTTGTGAAAGGTTTCAGAGAACAAGATTAAAGTGGTATTTCCATGGGAAggtagagaagggaaggaaagcagaacAGCTTCTCCACATGCTGGCGGATGATCCCCACCAAGGAGGCTGATTGCTTTGTGTGTTATGCTGCAGGGTGCaaaataaacaccacacacaaagacCACTAATTGCTTCATTTATTCTTCCATTTAGTCAGGGAAACATCAGAGCTTATTCAGTCTCAGAATGGAAAATTACATGGTGGAGAGAAAAGAGCCACACTGGAGGGATGACAGTGCAGTTCTGGTTGGGCCCATTCACATGTATTATTTACCATTGAGATGAAGactatgtacatatacacacaaagacaaaactctAAGGAGCACAGTTGAGAGAATACCCAAGTCAGACTTTCCCTTTTCCTAGGCCTAATCTACATTTGCAGATTAAAGGAAAATGCAAGGGACAAAGGGATCTGGGGACAGTGGGATCTAGGGCTCAGTTTTTCCTGTTTGAggattaaaatgctttttaaggTTGATACCAGCCTGGGGTTTCTTATTTGAGAATAGCATACTCGTCTCTATAGAAACCCATTGGCATCATCCAATCTGCTTGGTTGAGTATTTTGGGTAAATACTGTAAAATAGCAGAGTTGGAGACTCCGGGCGTCCAGTTCTGACAATACCCCAACAGGAAACCATCACAAGATCCTCAGGAAAGAGACACAGggacacatgaaaataaatttggATACTTGAGCAGGTAAGGTTCTGAAACCCTCTTACACAGGAGGGGAAACAGGTctggggaacattttttttttttttttttcatatggcAAAGTTAATGGTAGGAACTCAAGTTTTCCAGTGTTTAACTGTTTTTAGATGCTGCAGAAATATATACTCCCACTCTCATTGTTGATATTACCTTTACCAAGATCCCAAAATTGGCAATTTTACTTAGGTGAGAAGAAACAACATCTGGAGGAAACAAAATGATTTACAAGGGACACTGATAAATTCCTACTCACTTTTAGGACTTTTATGCTTAGATAGAGTTAAAAGTCTAACATCTGGATCAAAATCAGGAAACTGCAGTTCTAGGAACACACGATGGtatcacacacagagataggCATGGAAGACAGCACCACACAGAGGGATCGGAAAAACCTATTAGAGAATGAAGTGGATCACGTTGATGACTGGTAGGCTGGTCTACACTGCTCAGTGCTttcaaaaaacacagaaaatgacaCAACATTGATACACCAGAGACACTAGTTTAAGAGGGGCTCGTGGAACCCACCAGAAGCAGGTACGAACTGACACTTAACATCCGCTGTCACCTGAAGTGCATGTAAGCCTGCATGACACCCTGTCCAGCCCCACACAGCTCTAGGGATAGATAGGTCACTGCCAAATGCATGTTATCTCAAAAACTGACtggctacctttttttttttttttttttttttaaatgatgatgcGTGTGAATCAGAGAGGGGAGGCCTGAGGTGACAAATGTTTCAAGTGGCTGATAGAGGCTGCACATTCTGAACTCTGGACAAAGTGACAGGGATCTTGGTGTCTCCCGGGCCTGGAGCTTTAGTGATGGgctgggtatgggctttaatgTCTGCGATTCGCTCTTTAAACTTCTGTTGAAGGAGCCTTTCTTCTTTGGAATAGCTCTTGGCAAACACAGACATCAGTAGGCACCCTGCCATGGATGTACCCCCGATGCAGAAGAGCACGGCCCCCGCCAGCTTGCATGTGTCCAGGGCGCCGTTGTACTTCACAGCATGTGTGTCCACCACCATGAAATCAGCTTCACCAAAAGCTTCGATTTTGGGGGGCACAAGAAAGCCCACTGCCAGGACAGTTAGTCCGAGAATCACAAAGACAGTGCCTGAGATGAGTCCGACctagagagagaggaggacagaggcaggtgaaagtGAGCGGCGGaaccctttctgctttccttcagCCCCAAGGGCACCGCCCACTTCTCCAGAGTTCATGCTACTCCTAGCTGCTTGAAAAAAACTGACTTAATCTTATATCTAATCTGGACTGCtggagcaaccagatcttggggtacagaatttagcttTTGGATACAAGCAGTACCGGACAAACCCCCACAGTTTTCTACTGCTACTCGTACAAGCTAAAGGAACCTGCCTTTGCTCACATGCCTTATTTGGTgttaaggaagagagagagagctccctgATGTCTAGAGCTGGCCTGACTTTGTCCTGTGAAAACCTTGATCTCACCAGAGGCTACCATCTTACAGTATGCTATGTCAAGCACAGCACACCTCACAGAGTGCCAACTCACACAAGCTCAACCTATGGCCATGACGGAAGAAGACAAGACCGAGCCACTTCACGATTCGGTCATAGCTTTTACAAAACAGGGTCATTCTGTAGGTCACTCTTCCCAGACAGAAGGCCTATCTATTCCTCCTTTTTCAACCACGGCTGTCTTCTTAATAGAATCTGCCTTCCAGTCGCTCCCTTAGTCCCTCCCGGGATCCCCTAACCAAAGCTACATCCTGTAATTCATTCTTTCGCACTCCCTCGTTCTGTGCCCCTGTGGTGTCATGATCATCACTGCAGCGTGTAACAAACCTAGCATCCTTGGCAGACAGATGTGGCCCTGGTGTTTGGGGCCTAAGAACCCTGACAGTCCTTATGAATGCTGATGCCCCTGAAAAGTAAACAGGGAAGAATCCATAGCCACCAATTAAAGATGTGGGACCCCCAGAGGGTCAGTCATTGGCTAAAAATCGACCCACCACAGAGACAGGGGCTGGAAACCACACAGACGACCCCAAACCAGTGCTCTGTTTCTTTCCCCGTGTAGCTAAGTGAGTGGAATTTGTGCAGATGCCAATGTGTTAGAGTAACATATGGAAGATAAACTGCCTCAAGTCAAGATCGCCTTAAATGCAGCACAGCTGTGTTAGGTTCTCATTTATGTAACCAAATGCCTGGCAAGAGAAACTTAGGAGAGGAAGGATTTGCTTGGGCTCAAGGGGATATGGCTTAGCATAGCGGGGAAGGCATGTCTGGGCCGACTCCATGACTGGGAAAGCACAAAGCTGCGGCTGGCTCACACCTCATCAGAATGCAGAGGAAGGGTGGTCATGGATTTGACAGCGGTGTTTGGTGGTCGACCTGACTACATCTGGAAACAACGGAAACTCTAGCATCTTGGCAAGCCTGTGAGGGATGCTCTTGATGGGATGGGTCATTTAGGGGAGGAggacccaccctaaatctgggcctCACCTCCTGGAGTCAGCCCATGTGAACAGATGTGGATGGAGGAAGTGCTCCCTTTGTTGCCCATTTGCTCTCGCTCTCGCCAGCAAGTTCGCAAATCCTATTGCTAAGGTGTTCATTCTGTTATCAGAATCCATTTGCTTGGGATTCCAATGTAGAacgaagaccagcagctctctaggaaTCCTCTGGGGACTCCAGCACCAGACTGAAACTGCTGAGACACCAGCCTCGTGGACTGACCAACTACTTAGCCTTCTGGTTAGGAGACAGCCTTGCTTGGACTATCCCGATGATAGCCCGTACACCACTCTAATGATCAGTTCTGTCCTTTAGGGAACCCTTATTGATACAGTTGACAGtctccctttttccctttatAGTCATTCTGGATGTGCCATGTGGTGATGTGAGCCCACACATGAGGGGTAGGTAGAGTCCCCTTGGCCTGGCATCCTGCAATGTGTACTGGAATCATAGAAGCAAAGTTACTTGAATGTTTATATTGCCATCTTTACTACTTATAGAATGACAAATGATCGCAATATCTACATTATGACATTGTGAAGATTAAATATGACTATTCAAAACCACTCAACTTTGCATGTGGCTAGTAACAAACTCTGATGAGCAGCTATCATGATGTGGAAAAAAAACCTTTGGTTAACAGCATTAAAACAGTTACTTAGCATTTGGAATAAAGAGTAGTTAACATTGGAACAAGGATTAActatcaattttttaaatgtcttcttttcatttcctcccaTTCCTAATTGCTTTAAGTTTGATAACAAGGttagaaaaataagcaaacatataGTCCCACTTAATCTTGGGATTTAAAGTGGGTGGAATTTTAGAGGTGGTGCATTGATTGAGGTGTTCAGCATCAGTGTGGTCCAGGCTTTATGCTAAATGCAGTGTGTTTAATACAGCTGCTTAAGAGAAGTAGAGATTTTCATAGTCATTGCAGAAGCTGCAGCCTTTAGGGTCAAAGAAGCACATTCTAAGCTTCTGTAGTTAATATAGTCTGGATCAGTGTGAGCCTCTGCCTTTCTTATGCCCACAATACTCTGCTAATTACTATTTTGCACATTTCCTGcctatcatttattttaatgtctaaAGAGTTTTATCCACCATAGACGGAGACATCTCCTTTTAATATGATACAATGAAGAAACTAAAAGATGAAATATGTCAGTGTGAGACTAAATACAAGCAGAGAAGCTATTCTGGATGAGATGCAAGTGACGGAGGAGAAATTGGATTGTAAAATCATATTTTGGATTGCTAAATATGATGGTAAGTAATTCACTTTCAGAGACTAGTTATTATTTATAACTCTTCAAAAATGACTCACATTGGAAAATTCTGGAAGCATAAACTAAATTAACTTAAATATCCATGGTGACTCGCTTCTCATGTCACTAAATTACCTCCTTCCTCGAGAACTGATACTGAATCTCAGACACCGAATGGGACAGTCTTGGTTTTACAGTTTCAGTGGAGCTCGGGAGGCAGGAGCCCTGCCTTTTCTGCCTTGCCTCTTCAGAGTTCATACTTGAGTCTGACTCTGAAAACACTCTTGACTGGCAAACTCCAACCTCCAGCCTACTGAAAGTGGACCCCAGTGATCTCAGCACAGACTTCTTGGCTGAGCAGAACACAAGACAAAATCTACTCTTAGAATATCATTCACAAGCTAACAGCCAAATATGACTTCCACTTGAAGGAAGCTCTCATCATTGTCAGAACTGAAGCCTGACTGACCAGGTAGAGGCTCCTTCCTCCCTTATCCCCATtagggtctcagaggaaggaggagacaaTTGTCATTGGATGTCTGCAATCAATGCAAATGTCGTGGAACCTCTAAATACTGTGCCCCAGAGAGGGACTGCAAACATGATAAGACATCAGGAGAGCTTGCTACCATAGGCATGAAGGAGTAATGAAGGAATCATAATGAAGCTGCTTCTTATATCCCCATGAAAATCACCAAGGGGAGGGCAGGTGGACACGTAGACTGATCCTGATATCATGTTGAAATACTGGAAGGAATTAAAATTTGGGGATGAGTCCATCGGGCAACAtgtgaccctaaccctaacttaaccctaaccctaacttaaccctaaccctaaccctaaccctaaccctaaccctaaccctaatcctaacctaaccctaaccctaaccctagctgTGAGTTGAAGCAGTCTTAGGTCTAAGAGGAAAAATCAGTAAAAAGCATAACCACACAAGGGTCATTTAGGGCTCTAAGAGAGTCCTGAAGTTCTGTTCAGTGTCGTGTATGTGGGAGGGCTGGAATGCTGCAGGAGAGGTTCCATCCAGGTCCCAGGAGGATCCTCAGGCTATGGAGTGGTGGGACCAGGCTTGGTGACGAGTTTGAAGGACCTCACTAGGTGTTGGTAGActtccacagcagcagcagcagtagcagcaaggTCAGTGTCTCCACTGTGACTCCCCATGTCTACCTGAGCTATGCAGGGCATGTGTGTGAAACCCATTCCCTGCTGTGACAAAGGAGAGTTGGCTAGAGAGGCAACCTTGGGTTCCAGAAACCAGCCCCAAATTGCTGTTATTTCAAACCAACATTTCCTTCCTTGTTCCCCAGTGTGCTGGTGACGTCTGAATTCACAGTGTGTGCCAAGCTGGTGGGCAGAGCCAGCAGCCAGCCTCTGTGGCACAGCTGCTTTGGCACAGAGGAGGTAATAATGACTACTGGAGGCCAGAAGCAGCTAGGCATGGAGGAACAGCCTGTAGGGAAGGAGGCTGGATGGAGTCGGGCGTGAAGGAGCCATCCGTGATGGAGATCATTCAAAGCTCATGGGGAGTGAGAACTGGATTTTGATGGCTCTCTTTTTCTGAGGACTGCTGTAGTGTTCTCTGTAAGCCCTGAGCTCTGAGCGGCGAGGGACTGTGCCCATGACAGTTGCAGGGTCTTGTTCATtgttacctacctacctaccccaGCTAGATTCTGAGCTCAGCCAAGGGAAGCGTGATGTGAAATCGGTTTGGCTCTTTCTTCAGGCCTGACTCTACCTAGTACGCACAGTGCCCCTTCACCAGAGTAATGAACTTACCCATTAGTCCTTGTACTTCAGAGATTGTCCCCTCTAGCACACAAACAAAAGTAATGGATTCCAAATTCAATAATTATTTTCGTTTCTACCATGATGCCCTGCTCCTGCAGATGTGCAGGGAGTCTCCACTGGGAGCAACTCCTCCATACTGCATCAGATAAACacttcctcctgcttcccaaACTCTGTGCTCTCATTATTTACTGTAACCACTTCGGTAGGAACAGTTAGCATACTGATTGTAATAACCTGAGTCTATATCTACCTCCTCCATCGAACTGTAATTTGCTATATCCTATTCAGAGGGAAGAATGGATCCTATTGGTCTATTGCACTCACCAGGTGGTCTAGAGTCTGGACATCCCATGTGTAAgataaaaggggaaaatattaaaatccttATGGAGTTCATCATTTACTGTGAGTTCTTTATTTTCAGTCTGTGGTTGTATAGCCCTTAGTGGGTTTGCAGTTCCCAAATCACACAGCAGTGCTTTGGATGTGTGGTGGACAAATAAGCTTTTGTGGAGTGAAAGGATAGCACTGAGATAGGCGCCATACAGATGGTCCGGGAGGGCAGAACTCAGGCCCGTGTGattgctctctctgctctcacTAAGCCCGTCCAGTCTGCTCACTGCTCAAGGGTGGAGTGCTAGCCAGCAAGGCACTGTGAGCACAGCCCCAAGGGACAGAGTGGCTCCACTCTTACATTTCCACAGTGGAGGGAACACGACGTTGCAAGCAACTTGAACCACCCTATGGTTGCAatttgaaaaccaagaaaaaaatcattaaagaagGCCTTATTGGGACACATGTGCAATGGGGGCCTTTTCTGTATTATTACAAAGTTCTTCCAGAGAACACTTCCACTCAGCCTGCTAtggaagtccccccccccccgagaatgGCCAGCTTCTGTCATGGGTAGAGCTAATGTCACCAAGACAGACTCCTTAAGCTATGCAGGCTGGCACTAGGCTTCTATGTGAAGGCCGTGCAGCCTCAGAGAAACTTCAGCCTATGTTTCCCTACCACAGGCCTAACACAACAAGGAACACCGATTCTGGCTTTACTTGTGTAAGATACAGggggaaaatattcaaattttaatggAGCTGGTCATTTACTatgaattctttgttttcctttcacagtTGTATATTGTTAATGGATTGGCA includes these proteins:
- the Nrsn1 gene encoding neurensin-1, which produces MTSCSNTCGSRQAQADTEGGYQQRYGVRSYLHQFYEDCTASIWEYEDDFQIQRSPNRWSSVFWKVGLISGTVFVILGLTVLAVGFLVPPKIEAFGEADFMVVDTHAVKYNGALDTCKLAGAVLFCIGGTSMAGCLLMSVFAKSYSKEERLLQQKFKERIADIKAHTQPITKAPGPGDTKIPVTLSRVQNVQPLSAT